The genomic window ACCTCGCACGCGGCCTGCACGATCGCTGTCGCCTTGTCCACCCGGCCCCGCCGCGGCTGGGCCGTCCTTGTCTTGTCCTCTGATCCCGCGCCGGTCATCGCTTCATCTCCCACATGTCGATCAAGGCCGATTACAACGACCGTTTTATCTTTTGCAATACTCGTTGTATGCTACCTGACGTGCAGCGAATCGTGGCAATGAAACGAGAGGGGAGACCGCGATGTCTGACTTCGCACCTTCGAACGACCCCGCGCTCCGGGTCGCCGTCATCATCGGAAGTGCTCGTGGCGGCGGCTCCGGCCTGTCGGTCGCCGAGTGGTTCACCGGCCATGTGGGCCACCGCCCCGACATCGATCTGGACGTTGTCGATGTCGCCGGCCTGGATCTTCCCGTGTCCATGCCCGGGCGGGACGGCCTTCCCGCCCCCGCGCCGGGGACTCAGGCCGTTCTCGCCGACGTCAGCCCACGGCTGGCCGCCGCCGAGGCGTTCGTCGTCGTCACGCCCGAGTACAACCACAGCTTTCCGGCCTCGTTGAAGAACCTCATCGACTGGCACTACACCCAGTGGCAGGCCAAGCCGATCGGCTTCGTCTCCTACGGCGGGTTGAGCGGCGGGCTTCGCGCCGTCGAGCAGCTTCGTCAGGTCTTCGCCGAGCTGCACGCCATGACTGTGCGCGACTCCGTCAGCCTGCACGGGCCCTGGTCCGGGCTGGGCGAGGACGGCAGACCGCTCGACCCGGTGGTCCTCGAGAGCGCCGCCAAGAACATGGTCGACCAGCTGTTGTGGTGGGGCCGCGCGCTGCGCACCGCTCGCGCCGAGCACCCGTACGGTATGTGACGGGGGGATGAGCACCGCCACCGGACCGGCACGAACCGCCGGATCCGCCGCCACTCTCGCCCGTACCCTCGTGGTCGTCGTCATCGATCATGGCCGTGCTCGACGTGACCATCGTCAACGTCGATCTCCATCCGCTGGCGACGGTGTTCGACGCGCCACTCGCCACCGTGCAGTGGATCGCCACCGGCTACACGCTCGCTCTTTGCGCCGTGATCCCGCTGGCTGCCTGGGCCATGAGCCGCTTCGGCGCCAAGCGCGCCTACCTCACCGCGTTGGCCCTGTTCACCGGCGGCTCCGCCGCTAGCCACCTCCGGTTTAGACCATCCCGCCACACGACAAACCCACCACCAAAGGAATGATCTTGTGATTGACGTACCTCTCTCTGTCCTCGATGTCGCTCCGGTCGACGCCACCGGATCCTCCGCCGAGGCCCTCCGGCACACCACGGCGCTCGCGGTCCGCGCCGAGGAGCTGGGTTACCGGCGGTTCTGGGTGGCCGAGCACCACAACACGCCGTGGGTCGCCAGTTCGTCCCCGGCTGTGCTGATCGCGCATTTGGCGGCGTCGACCTCGACGATCCGGGTCGGCTCGGGCGGCGTGCAGCTGCCCAACCATGCCCCGCTGGTGGTGGCCGAGCAGTTCGGCACCCTGGAGGCGCTGCACCCGGGCCGGGTCGACCTGGGCATCGGCCGGACGTCCGGCACCGACCAGGTCACCGCGCTGGCCCTGCGCCGGACGACGAAGGGCCTGTCCGCCGAGTCGTTCCCGCAGGAGTTTGACGATCTCATCGGGTACTTCACCAGGCGCGAGCCCCGGATGGGGATCACCGCGATCCCTGCGCTGGGCAACATGCCGAAGATCTGGCTGCTCGGATCGGGCGGGTTCAGCGCGCAGCTGGCCGGCACGCTGGGCCTGCCGTTCAGCTTCGCGCACCACTTCAGCTCCGCCAACACGCTGCCGGCACTGGCCCTGTACCGGCAGCACTTCCGCCCGTCGGAGTACCTCGACAAGCCGTATGCGATGGTCTCGGTCAACGCGATCTGCGCGGATACCGACGAGCGCGCGGAGTACCTGGCCGGCCCGGCCATGCTGTCCTTCCTGCGCATGCATACCGGCCGAGCGCAGCTGCTGGCCAGCCCTGCGGAAGCGGCCCGGTACCCGTACACGCCGCAGGAGCTGGAGCTGGCGCGGTCGCGGTTCGAGGGGCAGGCGCTCGGCTCCCCGGAGACCGTGGCCCGCCAGCTCGCCGAGCTGCGCGAGCGCACGGGTGCGGACGAGCTGATGCTGACCACCCAGGTCTACGACATCGAGGACCGGATCCGCTCGTTCGAGCTGATCGCCAAGCAGGCGGCCACCGCCTGACCCAACGGCCGGCCGCGGGCGAGGCCGGGGGGCCACAATCTGATTGAAGGGGCAACCATAGATGAGCACCGTGACACCAAGCAGGACTTCACCGAGACGGTGCAGGGCGACGGCATCGTGCTGGTGGACTTTTGGGCCGCGTGGTGCGGGCCGTGCCGCCAGTTCGCGCCGGCGACGCACGTCATGACCGGCGGAGGGCACCTGCCCGAGGTCTTCGCACGGCGGCCCAAACGGGCCGACGCCCGGCGCAACTACGAGTCGCTGATCGCGGCGGCCCGCGAGGCGTTCGCGGAGAACGGAGCGTCGGCCTCGCTGGAGGAGGTGGCCCGGCGCGCCGGCGTAGGCATCGGCACCCTCTACCGGAACTTCCCAAATCGACGGGACCTGTTCGAAGCCGTCTACGTCGAGGAGGTCCGAGCGCTCACCCGATCCGCCGCCGACCTCGCCGACCTGCCCCCGTGGGATGCCCTCGTCGCCTGGTTGCACCGTTTCGTCGGATATGCCGCTACGAAGCGGGCGCTGGCTGAAGAGCTGCTGCACGACTCCGAGGTGTTCCGTACGTGTCGGACGGAGATCTACACCGCGAGCGAGCCGATGATGCGCCGCGCCCAGGCGGCCGGGGTGGTCCGCGACGACATCAGCTTTGACGACGTGGTCCGGCTGGTCAGCGGCCTCACAATGGCCCGATTCCCCGAGCCGGACCAGCGCGAGCGGGTGCTCGGCGTCGCCCTCGACGGCCTACGCCCCCCACCCGCGCCGCGCTGACGCTTCGCCAGCGGTCGACCAGCAGCAACCATTCGAAGATGGACGCCGGTCACGATCACGCCGCGACTCAGCCTGGTGCGGCGGTTCGCGAGGTTCACCAACCAGTACCCGTGGCAGTGGCAGCCGGCCGAGGTCGACGCGTTCTTCGCTCATCTCACTTCCGGGCAGCGCCCGCTGGCGGAGTCCACCGGCCGCGGCTATCAGTTGACGTTGCGGCTGTTCTGCGACTTCGTCAGCGACCCCGGCTACGGCTGGGCGGCTGCCTGAGCGGATCGGCCAGGCCCCGGCGAAGATCCTGCACGAGTGGAACACCGTCGCCCACGTCAGCGACTTCGAGGGACGGCCGGGTCGCCGGCCGCTGACCTACGACGAGGTCCAGGCCCTGTTCGACGCGGCGGATGGTAGGGCGGAGGAAATCCGGAAACGGGGCCGTAAAGGTGGAGAACTTGCTGCCGTGGCAGAGGCAGTTGATCGTGCCGCCCTCGACGCGCGAAACCGTGCAGTTCTGGTGGGTGCAGATCGAACTGAAGCCCTTGAATTCGCTCGGATTCGGCTGCGTGACCACGACGCCTTCCTTGGCGAAGATCTTGCCGCCACCGACCGGGATGTCGGTGGTCTTCAAAGGCTGGCCGGCCGCCGGACCGCCGCCGCCGGTGGCGGTAGGGCTAACGGCGGTGGTGGGGGCGCCGGCCCCGTCGCCGGAGTCGTCGCCGCCGCAGGCGGCCAGAACCGCCGCCGCACCGACCGCGCCCGCACCTGTGAGCAGGGCCCGACGGCTCTGCGTGCCCGGCCCGGTGAGCACCTGAACGTCGCTCATACCTCGCCCCTCTCTGCCGCCGTGCCCGTCATGATTCGCGGTCACGTTCCTGCGCACAGAGACCACTCTGTCAGGCGGTTCACCCGGTTTGCGGGGATTCTGGCCGGCCCGGTGGGCCGGCTAGCCCAGGACTAGCCCCAACGCCGTTCAGTTAGGCCGATCGGCTGGCTGTCAAGGTGTGTCGATGCTGAAGCGAGCAGCGGAGCTCCGGTAGAGACGTTGTCACTCCAAGACACCCCGAAACCAGGAGCTCCGCTTGTCGTGTTTCAGGACCTGCATGACAGGGCGGTATCAGGACCTGGGTGACACTCGCCGCCTGTAGCACCGGCCGGAGGCCTGGGCCAAGGTCGACGACCTGATCCGCGCGGGCGGCGACGGATGGAAGGAACTCACCGACCTCTGTCTCCGCCCGGCGGGTAAACGGAGCCGCTCGAACCCGGGCCACCGCAGCACATCCGCATCTGACGGCACTGCCGTGTGGTACGAACGAGCGAAAAGATAGACAGAACCGGCAGAAACGGGCGAGCAGATGGCGAGTGGGGCAGCGGCGCTGCTGCGACGACCCGAGGAACCACGAGCGACGTACCTGGAACTGTTCTTCGACCTGGTGTTCGTCTTCGCGCTCGCGCGGCTCTCGCAGGGGCTGCTGGATCATCTGAGCTGGAGCGACGCCTTCCAGACGCTCGTGTTGCTGCTCGCCCTGTGGACGGTTTGGGCCCAGACGGCGGGGCTCACGGACAGGTTGGACCCGCAGCAGCCGCTGATACAGCTGCTGGTGATCGCGACCATGTTCGGCACCCTGCTGATGGCCGCCGCAGCGCCGGAGGCGTTCGGCGAGCATGGTCTGGTCTTCGCAGGCTTGTACGTCGCCACCCAGATCGGTCGCAGCGCCGCCGTGGTGCTTTTGCTGCGGGGCCACGAGGCGCGGGGCGCCTTCGCGCGGCCACTCTTCTGGTCCTGCGTGTCCGCAGTGCCGTGGATCGCGGGTGCTGTCGCGCACGACACGGCGCGTGGGGTGCTGTGGGCGCTGGCGGTGGCCGTGGAGTACGGGGGAATCGCATTCGGCTTTCCCACACCACGGCTGGGTCGCGCGACGCGTGCAGCCGAGTTCGCAATCTCCGCCCCACATCTGGCCGAGCGCTACCGGCAGCTCTTCATCATCGCGCTCGGCGAGCTCATCCTGGTCACCGGTTTCACCTTCAGCCGCGGCAGGTTCGAGCCCGACCGGATAGCCGCGGTCGTGGTCGCGTTCACCACCACGGCGCTGCTGTGGCGGATCTACATCCACCGCGCCGGGCGGCTGCTGGCAGAGGCCATCGCAGCCGCCCCCGACCCATTCCGCGCGGTCATCCCGGCGAATTACGCCCACCTGCTCATGGTCGCCGGCATCGTCGCCATCGCCGTCGGCGACGAACTTGTCATCGAGCACCCGCTCGGACACACACCACCGGCCTGGATCACCGTCATCCTCGGCGGATCCGCGCTGTTCCTCGCCGGACGGGGCATGTTCGAGTACACGGTGTTCGGCCGGGTCTCCCGCTCCCGACCGATCGGGGTCCTCGTACTCGCCGCCATATCGCCGGCGGCGTACTTCCTGCCGCCGCTGCTGGTCGCCATGGCACCTGCCCTCGTCCTGGCCGGAATCGCCATATCCGACGCAGCCCGTGCCCGAGGACGCCCACCCGAGCCGCCCTCACCACCTGGCCCGAATTGAGTACGTTGCTTGCAGCGGGTCGAGGCCGCTGGGCCCTCGCAGTCGCGCTGGACTACGGCGTGGCCAGGCTCAACTACCCCACCCCAGGCCTGGGCCGCTCCATCTCAGCTGACTGGAGCATCAGCGCCGACAACCTCGCCGAGCGTTACCGGCAGATCCTCATCTGCTCTGCGGGCGAAATAGTCCTCGTCAGCGGTCAGACGCTCACCCGCGTCGGCTTCGGCCAGACCCACACCATTGGATTTGTTGTCGCGTTCGCCGCCACCGTCCTTCTGTGGCGGGCCTACTTCCAGGGCTGGCCACTCACTCGGCGAGGCTGTCGCCTCCGCCAAGAACCCTGGCCGGATCGCAGCCGCGGTGACCTACACCCACTTCCTCATGGTTGCCGGCGTCATCGTGACCAGCGTCGGCGCCGAACTCGTCATCGCCAACCCCGTCGACCACGCCCCGCTGTCGTGGACCCTCACCATCCTCGGCGGGCCCGCCCTGTTCCTCGCCGGGCGGGCGCTGTTCGAAAAACCGGTTTTCGGCCACGTGTACTGGTCGCGCCTGATCGGCGCGGCCGTGCTCGCCGTCAGCATTCCCGCGATGCGTGGACTACCAGCCTTCATGATCGGTGTCGCCGCAGACCTCGGCATCCTCGGCACCCTCATCGCCCCCTGGGCCATCC from Micromonospora kangleipakensis includes these protein-coding regions:
- a CDS encoding NADPH-dependent FMN reductase, which translates into the protein MSDFAPSNDPALRVAVIIGSARGGGSGLSVAEWFTGHVGHRPDIDLDVVDVAGLDLPVSMPGRDGLPAPAPGTQAVLADVSPRLAAAEAFVVVTPEYNHSFPASLKNLIDWHYTQWQAKPIGFVSYGGLSGGLRAVEQLRQVFAELHAMTVRDSVSLHGPWSGLGEDGRPLDPVVLESAAKNMVDQLLWWGRALRTARAEHPYGM
- a CDS encoding LLM class flavin-dependent oxidoreductase — its product is MIDVPLSVLDVAPVDATGSSAEALRHTTALAVRAEELGYRRFWVAEHHNTPWVASSSPAVLIAHLAASTSTIRVGSGGVQLPNHAPLVVAEQFGTLEALHPGRVDLGIGRTSGTDQVTALALRRTTKGLSAESFPQEFDDLIGYFTRREPRMGITAIPALGNMPKIWLLGSGGFSAQLAGTLGLPFSFAHHFSSANTLPALALYRQHFRPSEYLDKPYAMVSVNAICADTDERAEYLAGPAMLSFLRMHTGRAQLLASPAEAARYPYTPQELELARSRFEGQALGSPETVARQLAELRERTGADELMLTTQVYDIEDRIRSFELIAKQAATA
- a CDS encoding Rieske (2Fe-2S) protein — encoded protein: MSDVQVLTGPGTQSRRALLTGAGAVGAAAVLAACGGDDSGDGAGAPTTAVSPTATGGGGPAAGQPLKTTDIPVGGGKIFAKEGVVVTQPNPSEFKGFSSICTHQNCTVSRVEGGTINCLCHGSKFSTFTAPFPDFLRPTIRRVEQGLDLVVGQRPATRPSLEVADVGDGVPLVQDLRRGLADPLRQPPSRSRGR
- a CDS encoding low temperature requirement protein A — protein: MASGAAALLRRPEEPRATYLELFFDLVFVFALARLSQGLLDHLSWSDAFQTLVLLLALWTVWAQTAGLTDRLDPQQPLIQLLVIATMFGTLLMAAAAPEAFGEHGLVFAGLYVATQIGRSAAVVLLLRGHEARGAFARPLFWSCVSAVPWIAGAVAHDTARGVLWALAVAVEYGGIAFGFPTPRLGRATRAAEFAISAPHLAERYRQLFIIALGELILVTGFTFSRGRFEPDRIAAVVVAFTTTALLWRIYIHRAGRLLAEAIAAAPDPFRAVIPANYAHLLMVAGIVAIAVGDELVIEHPLGHTPPAWITVILGGSALFLAGRGMFEYTVFGRVSRSRPIGVLVLAAISPAAYFLPPLLVAMAPALVLAGIAISDAARARGRPPEPPSPPGPN
- a CDS encoding TetR family transcriptional regulator — encoded protein: MDEHRDTKQDFTETVQGDGIVLVDFWAAWCGPCRQFAPATHVMTGGGHLPEVFARRPKRADARRNYESLIAAAREAFAENGASASLEEVARRAGVGIGTLYRNFPNRRDLFEAVYVEEVRALTRSAADLADLPPWDALVAWLHRFVGYAATKRALAEELLHDSEVFRTCRTEIYTASEPMMRRAQAAGVVRDDISFDDVVRLVSGLTMARFPEPDQRERVLGVALDGLRPPPAPR
- a CDS encoding MFS transporter, translated to MAVLDVTIVNVDLHPLATVFDAPLATVQWIATGYTLALCAVIPLAAWAMSRFGAKRAYLTALALFTGGSAASHLRFRPSRHTTNPPPKE
- a CDS encoding low temperature requirement protein A, which codes for MTYTHFLMVAGVIVTSVGAELVIANPVDHAPLSWTLTILGGPALFLAGRALFEKPVFGHVYWSRLIGAAVLAVSIPAMRGLPAFMIGVAADLGILGTLIAPWAIRIARAHRRATPSDQHPSGVRSLK